A window of Sphingobacterium sp. lm-10 contains these coding sequences:
- a CDS encoding beta-1,6-N-acetylglucosaminyltransferase, with the protein MRHAILITAYKDVESIVDLIETMGSCFNYYIHFDRKSRINFEKLADLPNVFITAELEVNWGGVNHFYVILGLIEEALKNEDNDFFHLITGEDFPIKTTQYILKLDRSKSFIKSTSFPFYNWDSSGGHDRYRRYHFYDFFNAKTKFGARLIYALTLLQKIFHIKRKDFSVKKKFGGSTYWSLNREVLGYLLNQLDSDRLKKLRYTFCSEEFVFQTLLEDSPYQHTIVNDNLRFIDWSSKRGGDPAFLDETDFEKLRLSNAIFARKIRKIPTSPLLGLLKKHLKIESQMSENNI; encoded by the coding sequence ATGAGGCACGCTATTTTAATAACCGCTTACAAAGACGTAGAATCGATAGTGGATCTCATTGAAACTATGGGTAGTTGTTTTAATTATTACATTCATTTTGACAGAAAAAGTCGGATAAACTTTGAGAAATTAGCTGACCTACCTAACGTATTCATTACTGCTGAATTAGAAGTAAACTGGGGTGGTGTAAACCACTTTTATGTAATTTTGGGTTTAATCGAGGAGGCCTTAAAAAATGAGGATAACGATTTTTTCCACCTAATTACTGGAGAAGACTTCCCCATTAAGACGACACAATATATTTTGAAGTTAGATAGATCAAAATCTTTTATTAAATCCACCTCTTTTCCATTTTATAACTGGGATTCTAGCGGGGGGCATGATAGATATCGAAGGTATCATTTTTATGACTTCTTTAATGCAAAAACTAAATTTGGAGCTCGACTGATCTACGCTTTAACGCTTCTTCAAAAAATATTTCACATAAAACGCAAGGATTTTTCAGTTAAAAAAAAGTTTGGCGGTTCAACCTACTGGAGTCTTAATCGAGAGGTGTTAGGTTATTTATTAAATCAATTGGATAGCGATAGACTTAAAAAGCTACGATATACTTTTTGTTCGGAAGAATTCGTGTTTCAGACTCTTCTGGAAGACTCTCCTTATCAACACACTATTGTGAATGACAATCTAAGGTTTATTGACTGGAGTTCTAAAAGGGGCGGAGATCCGGCGTTCTTAGATGAAACAGATTTTGAGAAACTAAGGTTGTCTAACGCAATTTTTGCGAGAAAAATACGCAAAATACCAACTAGTCCATTATTGGGATTGTTGAAG
- the rfbB gene encoding dTDP-glucose 4,6-dehydratase gives MNKTILITGGAGFIGSHVVREFVNKYLDYHIVNLDALTYAGNLENLKDIQGKPNYTFVKADITDANHILEVFKEYQPDGIIHLAAESHVDRSIADPSAFVMTNVIGTVNLLNAAREVWKDNFEGKRFHHVSTDEVFGALGSTGLFTEDTKYDPHSPYSASKAASDHFVRAYHDTYGLPIILTNCSNNYGPNHFPEKLIPLCIHNILNNKPLPIYGDGKYTRDWLFVIDHAKAIDLVYHKGKNGDSYNVGGFNEWQNIDLVKELCAQMDEKLRRTKGTSENLIMYVKDRPGHDLRYAIDASKINKELGYVPSVTFQQGLSLTIDWFLNNEEWLRNVTSGDYQKYYKDQYS, from the coding sequence ATGAATAAAACAATATTGATTACCGGCGGAGCCGGATTTATCGGTTCCCACGTGGTAAGAGAGTTTGTCAATAAATACCTCGACTATCATATCGTAAACTTAGATGCACTGACGTATGCAGGTAATTTGGAGAACCTGAAAGATATTCAGGGCAAACCCAACTACACCTTTGTTAAAGCGGACATTACGGATGCTAATCATATTCTTGAGGTATTTAAAGAATATCAACCAGATGGTATTATTCATTTGGCGGCTGAGTCGCATGTTGATCGTTCGATCGCAGATCCGTCGGCTTTCGTCATGACAAACGTCATTGGTACCGTCAACCTATTGAATGCCGCACGTGAGGTTTGGAAAGATAATTTTGAAGGAAAACGTTTTCATCATGTGTCTACTGATGAGGTTTTTGGCGCTTTGGGTAGTACGGGATTATTTACAGAAGACACTAAATATGATCCGCACTCCCCATATTCAGCTTCTAAAGCGGCTTCAGATCATTTCGTTCGTGCCTATCATGATACCTACGGTTTGCCAATTATATTGACGAACTGCTCTAATAACTACGGGCCCAATCATTTTCCAGAGAAATTGATTCCGTTATGTATTCACAATATTCTAAATAATAAGCCGTTACCTATCTATGGTGATGGTAAGTACACACGTGATTGGTTATTCGTGATCGACCATGCTAAGGCTATCGACTTGGTGTATCACAAAGGCAAAAATGGTGATTCCTACAATGTAGGTGGCTTCAACGAATGGCAGAACATTGATTTGGTCAAGGAACTTTGTGCGCAAATGGATGAAAAGCTTCGCAGAACAAAAGGCACATCAGAAAACCTAATTATGTATGTAAAAGATAGGCCAGGCCATGATTTGCGTTACGCCATAGATGCATCTAAAATAAATAAGGAGTTAGGCTATGTGCCATCCGTTACTTTTCAACAAGGACTTTCTTTAACAATCGATTGGTTCTTAAACAATGAAGAGTGGTTACGTAATGTAACTTCTGGTGACTACCAAAAGTATTATAAGGATCAATATTCCTAA
- a CDS encoding adenylyltransferase/cytidyltransferase family protein, translating into MEKNKNKDYNPGPRVGITFSTFDLLHAGHIMMLAEAKRQCDYLICGLQMDPTLDRPEKNAPTQTVVERYIQLRGCEYVDEIVPYSTEQDLEDILKSFKLDVRIVGDEYAEKNFTGREYCEQKGIELYFNSRDHRFSSSGLRRIVAEREAAKNNK; encoded by the coding sequence ATGGAAAAAAATAAGAATAAAGATTACAATCCTGGGCCACGAGTCGGCATTACCTTTTCTACTTTCGACTTATTGCACGCTGGGCATATCATGATGTTGGCTGAAGCTAAAAGGCAGTGCGACTATTTGATCTGCGGTTTGCAGATGGATCCAACACTGGATCGCCCCGAAAAGAATGCGCCTACACAAACAGTCGTAGAACGGTACATACAATTAAGAGGATGTGAGTATGTAGATGAAATAGTGCCTTATTCGACTGAGCAGGATTTGGAAGATATCTTGAAATCATTTAAGCTGGATGTGCGTATTGTGGGAGATGAATATGCAGAGAAAAATTTCACCGGTCGTGAATATTGTGAACAAAAAGGCATCGAGCTGTATTTCAATAGCCGCGATCACCGATTCTCTAGTTCTGGATTAAGAAGAATTGTTGCTGAAAGAGAAGCAGCTAAAAATAATAAATAA